One genomic window of Polyangium aurulentum includes the following:
- a CDS encoding serine/threonine-protein kinase: MSEAGRVLSNRYRLVRPVGQGSQGSVWIADHLALNTPVAVKLIDPELAKRDDARERFKREATAAAQLRSAHVVQILDHGIDQGQPFIVMELLEGEDLFDRLNARGRLSLRETSKVITQVARALARAHAAGITHRDLKPENVFLCHNEDDEVVKVLDFGVAKVKDPAKATMARTGVGTLIGTPHYMSPEQVKGIQEVDHRTDLWALGVMTYQCVVGELPFDSEGVGDLLIKISIAEPPVPSKVYAGLPAAFDAWFARACARDPDKRFQSARELAEALARVVASVPEAMRGELPPRPASIRPPPAAPQSAKTPPPRPVAKAPAPAAPPRATAKPAAVAAATPTPAPAQSEVLDASDFIDVSESSGRPPMLSSGEDVDFDFDFDFDNEPPIVTTGFPPEVQPAAQPPSTRTAIPAAAKSAPGPQPPPARATPRPAQVPAAAATPLPSPQRITPPPGSAPHAIPPPPSPAAYDRVSDLGAPVMPPGLLNEPPRAPRTSPTTAPGGVLSIPPPPELDGSRRRRTLAFVGVAFFLLAGGVAWMVVQSNMGGTNASSPVPPPPTVEAPEPPPVLALPSPTASFGATTTPTKPVAKGTRPAGGTGRTTTKTKGGTTKKTPGDDTTIEIPTPAGDEGAQQEPPAHVEPQSPEPAPHNDSNDAVPPAP, encoded by the coding sequence ATGAGCGAGGCTGGCCGCGTCCTCTCCAATCGATACCGGCTCGTCCGTCCCGTCGGCCAGGGCTCGCAGGGATCCGTCTGGATCGCCGACCATCTCGCCCTGAACACGCCCGTCGCGGTCAAGCTCATCGACCCCGAGCTCGCCAAGCGCGACGACGCCCGCGAGCGCTTCAAGCGCGAGGCCACCGCCGCCGCGCAGCTCCGCAGCGCCCACGTCGTCCAGATCCTCGATCACGGCATCGACCAGGGCCAGCCCTTCATCGTGATGGAGCTGCTCGAGGGCGAGGACCTCTTCGACCGGCTCAACGCGCGCGGTCGCCTGTCCCTGCGCGAGACCTCGAAGGTCATCACGCAGGTGGCCCGCGCCCTCGCGCGCGCCCACGCCGCGGGCATCACCCACCGCGATCTGAAGCCCGAGAACGTCTTCCTCTGCCACAACGAGGACGACGAGGTCGTCAAGGTGCTCGACTTCGGCGTGGCCAAGGTGAAAGACCCGGCCAAGGCGACGATGGCGCGCACCGGCGTCGGCACGCTCATCGGAACGCCGCACTACATGAGCCCCGAGCAGGTCAAGGGCATCCAGGAGGTCGATCACCGCACCGACCTCTGGGCCCTCGGCGTCATGACCTACCAGTGCGTCGTCGGCGAGCTGCCGTTCGACAGCGAAGGCGTGGGCGACCTGCTCATCAAGATCTCGATCGCCGAGCCGCCCGTCCCCTCGAAGGTCTACGCCGGCCTGCCCGCCGCGTTCGACGCGTGGTTTGCCCGCGCCTGCGCGCGCGACCCCGACAAGCGCTTCCAGAGCGCGCGCGAGCTGGCCGAGGCCCTGGCGCGCGTCGTCGCCTCCGTTCCCGAGGCGATGCGCGGCGAGCTGCCCCCGCGCCCGGCGTCGATCCGCCCGCCGCCCGCCGCTCCCCAGAGCGCCAAGACCCCGCCCCCGCGCCCCGTCGCCAAAGCCCCCGCGCCCGCGGCGCCCCCGCGCGCAACGGCCAAACCCGCCGCCGTCGCCGCCGCGACGCCCACGCCCGCGCCCGCGCAGAGCGAGGTGCTCGACGCGTCCGACTTCATCGACGTCTCCGAGAGCAGCGGCCGTCCCCCGATGCTGAGCAGCGGGGAGGACGTCGACTTCGACTTCGATTTCGACTTCGACAACGAGCCGCCGATCGTGACCACCGGCTTCCCGCCGGAGGTGCAGCCCGCAGCGCAGCCCCCCTCCACGAGGACGGCCATCCCCGCCGCCGCGAAGAGCGCGCCGGGCCCTCAGCCGCCGCCCGCGCGCGCAACCCCGCGGCCCGCTCAAGTGCCGGCAGCCGCCGCGACACCCCTGCCCTCGCCGCAGCGGATCACGCCGCCGCCGGGGAGCGCTCCGCACGCCATCCCGCCCCCGCCGAGCCCGGCCGCGTACGATCGCGTCTCCGACCTCGGCGCTCCGGTGATGCCTCCGGGGCTGCTGAACGAGCCTCCGCGCGCGCCGCGAACCTCGCCCACGACCGCGCCCGGCGGCGTGCTCAGCATCCCGCCTCCGCCCGAGCTCGATGGTTCGCGCCGGCGCCGCACGCTCGCGTTCGTGGGCGTCGCGTTCTTCCTGCTCGCAGGCGGCGTCGCGTGGATGGTCGTCCAATCGAACATGGGTGGGACGAACGCGAGCTCTCCCGTTCCCCCGCCTCCGACGGTCGAAGCGCCCGAGCCCCCGCCCGTGCTCGCGCTGCCCTCGCCCACGGCGAGCTTCGGCGCCACGACGACGCCCACCAAGCCGGTCGCCAAGGGCACGCGCCCTGCGGGCGGCACGGGCCGCACGACGACGAAGACCAAGGGCGGCACCACGAAGAAGACGCCCGGCGACGACACGACGATCGAGATCCCCACGCCTGCGGGCGACGAAGGCGCGCAGCAAGAGCCCCCGGCGCACGTCGAGCCGCAGTCGCCCGAGCCCGCGCCGCACAACGACTCGAACGACGCCGTCCCTCCCGCGCCCTGA
- a CDS encoding YCF48-related protein, producing MVRPITRLLSFAPLRAFSFVCLALAAAGCGGQQQANKPPPAPTAKPDAEEPEDNGPALGPVTLTLPDPPAGKWVGQRGNYVDTLSGVWGLDNLVIAVGGAGTILRSEDGGKTWTRQASPKDAWLRSIWGSGPDDIYVVGGNAIMHSTDGGITWVPQNPGVSGTFFMSVWGSGREDVYVVGGDGTILNTTDGGKTWKQDKSDIKGTFYDVWGSGSDDIYIVGQASRDGAPVVLQSKIGGHLWSKLPVDTLDAPLRQIDGANIDYIYGVSAKGTVYMSNDRAATWQSIGAFDGVELLGMRVVGKGDLYVIGRDQTFQHTKDGGKTWDDELKWPSGAAALQGIWGKGPTELFLVGEGTLEAGQKGSLVHRK from the coding sequence ATGGTGCGCCCAATCACTCGCCTGCTCTCCTTTGCCCCCCTGCGGGCGTTTTCGTTCGTTTGCCTCGCCCTCGCGGCCGCCGGATGCGGCGGTCAGCAGCAGGCGAACAAGCCGCCGCCCGCGCCAACGGCCAAGCCGGACGCGGAGGAGCCCGAGGACAATGGCCCGGCCCTCGGCCCCGTGACCCTCACCCTGCCAGACCCCCCGGCCGGCAAGTGGGTGGGGCAGCGCGGCAATTACGTCGATACGCTGAGCGGCGTCTGGGGGCTCGACAACCTCGTCATCGCGGTCGGCGGCGCCGGCACGATCCTGCGCTCGGAGGACGGCGGAAAGACCTGGACCCGCCAGGCCTCGCCGAAAGACGCCTGGCTGCGCTCCATCTGGGGCAGCGGCCCCGACGACATCTACGTCGTCGGCGGCAATGCGATCATGCACTCGACCGACGGCGGCATCACGTGGGTCCCGCAGAATCCCGGGGTCTCGGGCACGTTCTTCATGAGCGTCTGGGGCAGCGGGCGCGAGGACGTGTACGTCGTGGGCGGGGACGGGACGATCCTCAATACGACCGACGGCGGAAAGACCTGGAAGCAGGACAAATCCGATATCAAGGGCACGTTCTACGACGTGTGGGGCAGCGGCTCCGACGATATCTACATCGTGGGCCAGGCGAGCCGCGACGGCGCGCCCGTGGTGCTGCAATCGAAGATCGGCGGGCACCTCTGGTCGAAGCTCCCGGTCGACACCCTCGACGCGCCCCTGCGCCAGATCGACGGCGCGAACATCGATTACATCTACGGGGTGAGCGCCAAGGGCACGGTGTACATGTCGAACGACCGCGCGGCCACGTGGCAATCGATCGGCGCCTTCGACGGCGTCGAGCTGCTCGGCATGCGCGTCGTCGGCAAGGGCGATCTGTACGTCATCGGCCGCGACCAGACGTTCCAGCACACGAAGGACGGCGGAAAGACCTGGGACGACGAGCTCAAATGGCCCTCCGGCGCCGCTGCCTTGCAGGGCATCTGGGGCAAGGGCCCGACGGAGCTGTTTCTGGTGGGCGAAGGGACGCTCGAGGCTGGCCAGAAGGGCAGCCTCGTGCACCGCAAGTAG
- a CDS encoding hemerythrin domain-containing protein has translation MEYDRMLANLFEEEDRAREMASKLMQIAQSSREACLRERESLVAFLQGPMERHMAYEEQAIFPQLERRGLGAEVQVAARHHAMIREDAEKLASARPDEDVSQLIFDVARRMLHHTNFEGDYIYPELTLEAWRDLMKHTSGPVL, from the coding sequence ATGGAATACGACCGCATGCTCGCAAACCTCTTCGAGGAAGAGGACCGCGCGCGCGAAATGGCGAGCAAGCTGATGCAGATCGCGCAAAGCTCCCGCGAGGCTTGCCTGCGCGAGCGCGAGAGCCTCGTCGCCTTCCTCCAGGGCCCGATGGAGCGCCACATGGCCTACGAGGAGCAGGCGATCTTCCCGCAGCTCGAGCGCCGCGGCCTCGGCGCCGAAGTGCAAGTCGCCGCGCGCCACCACGCCATGATCCGCGAGGACGCCGAAAAGCTCGCGTCGGCTCGCCCGGATGAGGACGTGAGCCAGCTCATCTTCGACGTGGCGCGTCGAATGCTGCACCACACGAACTTCGAGGGGGATTACATCTATCCCGAGCTGACGCTCGAGGCCTGGCGCGACCTCATGAAGCACACCTCGGGGCCGGTGCTGTGA
- a CDS encoding transglutaminase domain-containing protein, with product MERKTSARAIGRGTGRIGAGRWIGWALAAGLVSGAAIAAPPDAPKGRAPKPQAAAPAKPDAKAKDEPKVAAPTRWTAALPDEMADLALQRARAGGDDALAALLVAAALDERTTQGKVRAGLRSIAATSSPVADDARWLAALLTPSPAGPQWGGSKAITYDVGADATGLVRSFAILGPFGDKGSGLSEREGPEAPGQSFTDPSARYSGGVFDVSWRRTLPASSTARGVPLDLYIHPRAESCTYLASKVTLPVKDKGPLPVVLHVASTGKVRLLWDGADVAESDEVHRRLVVDRMAVRIEATPGPHLVAVKVCSSAVPDEGRVRLRFTDEARRPIAVTSSSDLSMPKPAEPVATTKDGKKPAPAKPAPAKTAGKAPAPKGVKRVQTSLEKGLALPDKSGPAAALRASILLTLGGAEDTRSPRAPGLLEITLGTPETPPDMLAVAGWISPFGSDRTKRLNLAVEQGRAAKDAAAVAFAQRRLFESSSASRYADWALARVREEPLASATDLEARLLKVAARGAMGASGSHKPERDELLAMTAELRGRAPLAVWAQLSEAARSDPQTAITAARKLAELRADARDSHYVGTYRAQGGAELERAAAESVAHQKNADELVAIGRLLMEAGRSAWAREVFYLATQLSPNKSSAFTGLAEARKAVLAEEQRAGKPPSEPASLVAEAIARAQALEPTDAALKSELALRTQGPGRVVMPDEAAIVQPSVFLARAKAKPAKKGEVFDRQLHWVRVVTYHPDRRVSQLMHYAREIVIEPRTENDLYEQEIPAEGDRTEMLFARVHRKDGSIALPEEQGYTGRQAYVRWPRLQTGDVVEVAVRSWTKDPVGRRGDPPFYFMDYVGSMDTRPILYNEVVVDSPASSPLAVDVLNGKPDRSETKTVNGRVLHRFVWDNPVNVRDEPLAPPLAETVPVVVGSTFAGWGDFRAWYKSAIEGFSTPDQRVRELALELTKGKRTREEKIRAIFDYVADTIRYVNYVSGEAWLPNRPQISLNRKQGDCDDKAMLLITLLKAIGIEATEVLVQTRLTGQTAVLRSEKVAIPMFDHGIAYLPAKDGSPAMWLDATSPQSRLGPLPAMDARTLAFFIDEGPAKMVETPPSSPNDHGVEADWRITLEPSGSGKLVAVERHVGDAAFETRTYLGEADARKQWIERYAASRWVPGVEITGEITFDGALPNGGAKLGYEALSRAIARREGQDLVLTVSGAATLTSALAPLTQRTLPVVLPPDYAPRHDLRTITIVAPEGYAFADLPPGGEEQGGEFGRARLDFERVPGQANVVVVKRSLIFDLSTISLDKYPKWRAWLQRVDGLMHRVVRLVPADAAKAASPTAARP from the coding sequence ATGGAGCGAAAGACCAGCGCGCGGGCCATCGGCAGGGGGACTGGACGGATCGGCGCGGGGCGCTGGATCGGATGGGCGCTGGCCGCAGGGCTCGTCTCGGGGGCGGCGATCGCTGCGCCGCCGGACGCGCCGAAGGGACGCGCGCCCAAGCCGCAGGCCGCGGCGCCCGCCAAGCCCGACGCGAAGGCCAAGGACGAGCCGAAGGTCGCGGCGCCGACGCGCTGGACCGCGGCGCTGCCCGACGAGATGGCGGACCTCGCGTTGCAGCGCGCGAGGGCGGGCGGGGACGACGCGCTCGCGGCGCTGCTCGTGGCCGCGGCGCTCGACGAGCGGACGACGCAAGGCAAGGTGCGCGCGGGGCTTCGCTCGATCGCCGCGACGAGCTCGCCCGTTGCCGATGACGCGCGCTGGCTCGCGGCGCTGCTCACGCCGAGCCCCGCCGGCCCGCAGTGGGGCGGATCCAAGGCGATCACCTACGACGTGGGCGCCGATGCGACGGGCCTCGTGCGTTCGTTCGCGATCCTCGGACCGTTTGGGGACAAAGGATCTGGCCTCTCCGAGCGCGAGGGGCCCGAGGCGCCGGGGCAGAGCTTCACCGATCCATCCGCGCGCTACTCGGGCGGCGTCTTCGACGTTTCGTGGCGACGCACGCTGCCCGCGAGCTCGACGGCGCGGGGCGTGCCGCTCGACCTGTACATTCATCCGCGCGCGGAGAGCTGCACCTACCTCGCGTCGAAGGTGACCTTGCCCGTGAAGGACAAGGGGCCCTTGCCGGTGGTCTTGCACGTGGCCTCGACGGGCAAGGTGCGGCTGCTCTGGGACGGCGCGGACGTCGCGGAGAGCGACGAGGTGCACCGCAGGCTCGTGGTCGATCGGATGGCGGTGCGCATCGAGGCGACGCCGGGGCCGCACCTCGTGGCCGTGAAGGTCTGCTCGAGCGCGGTGCCGGACGAAGGCCGCGTGCGGCTTCGGTTCACGGACGAAGCGAGGCGGCCGATCGCGGTGACGTCGTCGTCGGATCTGTCGATGCCGAAGCCTGCGGAGCCCGTCGCGACGACGAAGGACGGCAAGAAGCCCGCGCCGGCGAAGCCCGCGCCGGCGAAGACTGCGGGCAAGGCGCCGGCTCCGAAGGGGGTCAAGCGCGTGCAGACCTCGCTCGAGAAGGGGCTCGCGCTCCCCGACAAGTCGGGGCCGGCGGCGGCGTTGCGGGCGTCGATCCTGCTCACGCTGGGAGGCGCGGAAGACACGCGTTCGCCGCGCGCGCCGGGGCTGCTCGAGATCACGCTCGGCACGCCGGAGACGCCGCCGGACATGCTGGCCGTCGCGGGGTGGATCTCGCCCTTCGGATCGGATCGGACCAAGCGGCTGAACCTCGCGGTCGAGCAGGGAAGGGCGGCGAAGGACGCGGCGGCGGTCGCGTTCGCGCAGCGGCGGCTGTTCGAGTCGTCGTCGGCGTCGCGTTACGCGGACTGGGCGCTCGCGCGGGTGCGCGAGGAGCCGCTCGCGTCGGCGACGGACCTCGAGGCGCGCCTGCTCAAGGTGGCGGCGCGCGGGGCGATGGGCGCGTCGGGATCGCACAAGCCCGAGCGCGACGAGCTGCTCGCGATGACGGCGGAGCTGCGCGGGCGAGCGCCCCTCGCGGTGTGGGCGCAGCTCTCGGAGGCTGCGCGAAGCGATCCGCAGACGGCCATCACGGCGGCGCGGAAGCTCGCCGAGCTGCGCGCCGACGCGCGCGACAGCCACTATGTCGGGACGTACCGCGCGCAGGGCGGGGCGGAGCTCGAGCGCGCCGCGGCCGAGAGCGTGGCGCACCAGAAGAACGCGGACGAGCTGGTGGCGATCGGGCGGCTGCTCATGGAAGCGGGCCGCAGCGCGTGGGCGCGCGAGGTGTTCTACCTGGCGACGCAGCTCTCGCCGAACAAGTCGTCGGCGTTCACCGGGCTCGCGGAGGCGCGCAAGGCGGTGCTCGCGGAGGAGCAGCGCGCGGGCAAGCCGCCCTCGGAGCCGGCGTCGCTCGTGGCCGAGGCGATCGCGCGCGCACAGGCGCTCGAGCCGACGGACGCGGCGCTCAAATCCGAGCTCGCGCTGCGCACGCAGGGCCCCGGGCGCGTGGTGATGCCGGACGAGGCGGCCATCGTGCAGCCGAGCGTCTTTCTGGCCCGCGCGAAGGCCAAGCCCGCGAAGAAGGGCGAGGTCTTCGATCGGCAGCTCCACTGGGTGCGCGTCGTGACGTACCACCCGGACCGGCGCGTCTCGCAGCTCATGCACTACGCGCGCGAGATCGTGATCGAGCCGCGCACCGAGAACGATCTGTACGAGCAGGAGATCCCGGCCGAGGGCGATCGGACCGAGATGCTCTTCGCGCGCGTGCACCGGAAGGACGGCTCGATCGCGCTGCCCGAGGAGCAGGGCTACACCGGCCGCCAGGCGTACGTGCGCTGGCCGCGGCTGCAGACGGGCGACGTGGTCGAGGTGGCCGTGCGCTCGTGGACGAAGGATCCCGTGGGGCGCCGCGGCGATCCGCCGTTTTACTTCATGGACTACGTGGGCTCGATGGACACGCGGCCGATCCTCTACAACGAGGTCGTCGTCGACTCGCCCGCTTCCTCGCCGCTCGCCGTCGACGTGCTCAACGGCAAGCCCGACAGGTCCGAGACCAAGACGGTCAACGGTCGCGTGTTGCATCGGTTCGTCTGGGATAATCCGGTCAACGTGCGTGACGAGCCGCTCGCGCCGCCGCTCGCGGAGACGGTGCCGGTCGTCGTGGGCTCGACGTTCGCGGGCTGGGGCGATTTCCGCGCCTGGTACAAGAGCGCGATCGAGGGGTTCTCCACGCCCGACCAGCGCGTGAGGGAGCTCGCGCTCGAGCTCACCAAGGGCAAGAGGACGCGCGAGGAGAAGATCCGCGCGATCTTCGACTACGTGGCCGACACGATCCGCTACGTGAACTACGTCTCCGGCGAGGCGTGGCTGCCGAACCGCCCGCAGATCTCGCTCAACAGAAAGCAGGGCGACTGCGACGACAAGGCGATGCTGCTCATCACGCTGCTCAAGGCGATCGGCATCGAGGCGACCGAGGTGCTCGTGCAGACGCGCCTCACCGGACAGACGGCCGTCTTGCGGAGCGAGAAGGTCGCGATCCCGATGTTCGATCACGGCATCGCCTACCTGCCGGCGAAGGACGGCTCGCCCGCGATGTGGCTCGACGCGACGAGCCCGCAGAGCAGGCTCGGCCCGCTGCCTGCGATGGATGCGCGCACGCTCGCGTTCTTCATCGACGAGGGCCCCGCGAAGATGGTCGAGACGCCGCCGAGCTCGCCGAACGATCACGGCGTCGAGGCCGACTGGCGCATCACGCTCGAGCCCTCGGGCTCGGGCAAGCTCGTGGCCGTCGAGCGGCACGTGGGCGACGCGGCGTTCGAGACGCGCACGTACCTCGGCGAGGCCGACGCGCGCAAGCAGTGGATCGAGCGCTACGCCGCGAGCCGCTGGGTGCCGGGCGTCGAGATCACGGGCGAGATCACCTTCGACGGCGCGCTTCCGAACGGCGGCGCGAAGCTCGGCTACGAGGCGCTCTCGCGCGCGATCGCGCGGCGCGAGGGGCAAGATCTCGTGCTCACCGTGAGCGGCGCGGCGACGCTCACCTCGGCGCTCGCTCCGCTCACGCAGCGCACGCTGCCGGTGGTGCTGCCGCCCGATTACGCGCCTCGTCATGACCTGCGAACGATCACGATCGTCGCGCCCGAGGGCTATGCGTTCGCGGATCTGCCGCCTGGCGGCGAGGAGCAGGGCGGTGAGTTCGGCCGCGCGCGCCTCGATTTCGAGCGCGTGCCCGGACAGGCGAACGTGGTGGTGGTCAAGCGAAGCCTCATCTTCGACCTGTCCACCATCTCGCTCGACAAGTACCCGAAGTGGCGCGCGTGGCTGCAGCGCGTCGATGGATTAATGCACCGCGTGGTGCGGCTCGTGCCCGCGGATGCGGCGAAGGCGGCCTCGCCGACGGCGGCGCGGCCATAG
- a CDS encoding CehA/McbA family metallohydrolase codes for MRRPSASSFVAPKIPLVVLCLLAAPLLGACSGTEKEEPTLTGCKFADASFPAGDPAGHSDPFGAKAAGQARAGRLASLEGVAQPAHGRQHIDAGDFVLANDKIAVFIEDKGFSDGYARFGGEILGIDKIGDDGKPMGLSRYVETLFGLSIEMINPTSVTVLKDGSDGGEAIVRVAGKLEGIPFMQGPLASLFPRTYGLQAAYDFVLRPGEERLTMRMGIINPNEEEANFGVGRLASDELFGFFQYNASQLVTPTAGFGEPSGKVDWVGFDSGPWNFAFRVPEEQLTFGLTMSGFALFYGGGFIADACSETMVDRAEIIAGGPDYDGLREAVRRVSGEAPWREVTGILTDAGGDKAAEAYVHVLDAKGEYLSRARTAADGTFKVHVPPGVPVTLVPQPKRLPPEPGFAIGPDETTAEIALDPHGTISVVAQDEATGVALPVRVQVIPEAPFEGTPEAFGVSDQINGRLHQEFAMAGTAKLAVPPGNHRVIVSRGYEWELSDQVVSVAAGQTVEVPVKLLRSVDSTNYMCADFHIHSALSADSNDPVEFKVRGAIADGLDIPVSSEHEWVADFQPVIQKLGLTKWAFGMASEELTTFTWGHFGVVPMTPDAKKPNMGAVDWIGRDPSAVFGLVRALPDNPVLIVNHPRGGGFQAYFDAAEYNRSAGKGRDGFWSDDFDAIEVFNDSDFEKNRDEAVADWFSMLNAGMKMWAVGSSDSHHLRGSPVGYPRTCLYTGHDDPEKLDKTVVRDAVASGATTISGGLFMTVTGPNGEMPGETVKAAADGTVTFTITVQAPSFMGADALETIVNGQSLGMEPLMPLGGGPGKKFVNQVKVPLDGANPRNWVVFHARGESDLAPLHPGRKPFAVSNPFFLEKG; via the coding sequence ATGCGCCGCCCTTCCGCGTCGTCGTTCGTCGCGCCCAAGATTCCTCTCGTCGTTCTGTGCCTCCTCGCGGCGCCGCTCCTCGGGGCATGCAGCGGGACCGAGAAAGAAGAGCCCACGCTCACCGGGTGCAAGTTCGCGGACGCGAGCTTTCCCGCGGGCGATCCGGCGGGCCATTCCGACCCGTTCGGCGCGAAGGCGGCGGGGCAGGCGCGCGCGGGGCGGCTCGCGTCACTTGAGGGCGTGGCGCAGCCGGCGCACGGCAGGCAGCACATCGACGCGGGCGACTTCGTGCTCGCGAACGACAAGATCGCGGTCTTCATCGAGGACAAGGGTTTCTCCGACGGGTACGCGCGCTTCGGCGGCGAGATCCTCGGCATCGACAAGATCGGCGACGACGGCAAGCCCATGGGTTTGTCGCGGTATGTCGAGACGCTCTTCGGGCTGTCGATCGAGATGATCAACCCGACGAGCGTGACCGTGCTGAAGGACGGCTCGGACGGGGGCGAGGCGATCGTGCGTGTGGCGGGCAAGCTCGAGGGCATCCCGTTCATGCAGGGGCCGCTCGCATCCCTGTTCCCGCGCACGTACGGCCTGCAAGCGGCCTACGATTTCGTGCTGCGTCCGGGCGAGGAGCGGCTGACGATGCGCATGGGCATCATCAACCCGAACGAGGAGGAGGCCAATTTCGGCGTCGGGCGCCTCGCCTCCGACGAGCTATTCGGGTTTTTCCAATACAACGCCTCGCAGCTCGTGACGCCGACGGCGGGGTTTGGCGAGCCAAGCGGGAAGGTCGACTGGGTGGGGTTCGACAGCGGGCCGTGGAATTTCGCGTTCCGCGTCCCGGAGGAGCAGCTCACCTTCGGCCTCACGATGAGCGGCTTTGCGCTCTTCTACGGCGGCGGTTTCATCGCGGATGCCTGCTCCGAGACCATGGTGGACCGGGCGGAGATCATCGCGGGCGGGCCTGACTACGACGGGCTGCGCGAGGCGGTGCGGCGCGTGTCGGGCGAGGCGCCCTGGCGCGAGGTGACGGGGATCTTGACCGACGCGGGGGGCGACAAAGCCGCCGAGGCGTACGTGCACGTGCTCGACGCGAAGGGCGAATACCTGAGCCGGGCGCGAACGGCGGCGGACGGGACATTCAAGGTGCACGTGCCGCCGGGGGTGCCGGTGACGCTGGTGCCGCAGCCGAAGCGATTGCCGCCCGAGCCGGGCTTTGCGATTGGCCCCGACGAGACGACGGCCGAGATCGCGCTCGATCCGCACGGGACCATCTCGGTCGTGGCGCAGGACGAGGCGACGGGCGTGGCTTTGCCCGTGCGGGTGCAGGTCATTCCCGAGGCGCCGTTCGAGGGCACGCCGGAGGCGTTCGGCGTCTCCGATCAGATCAACGGGCGGCTCCATCAGGAGTTTGCCATGGCGGGCACGGCGAAGCTCGCGGTCCCGCCCGGCAATCACCGGGTGATCGTGTCGCGCGGCTACGAGTGGGAGCTGTCCGATCAGGTCGTCTCGGTCGCGGCGGGGCAGACCGTCGAGGTGCCCGTGAAGCTCCTGCGCTCGGTGGATTCGACGAATTACATGTGCGCCGATTTCCACATCCACTCGGCGCTCTCCGCGGACTCGAACGATCCGGTCGAATTCAAGGTGCGGGGCGCGATCGCCGACGGGCTCGACATCCCGGTCTCGAGCGAGCACGAGTGGGTGGCCGATTTCCAGCCGGTGATCCAGAAGCTCGGGCTGACGAAATGGGCGTTCGGGATGGCATCGGAGGAACTCACGACCTTCACCTGGGGCCATTTCGGCGTGGTGCCGATGACGCCCGACGCGAAGAAGCCGAACATGGGCGCGGTGGACTGGATCGGCCGCGATCCCTCGGCCGTGTTCGGGCTCGTGCGCGCGCTGCCGGACAACCCCGTGCTCATCGTGAACCACCCGCGCGGCGGCGGCTTCCAGGCATACTTCGACGCCGCCGAGTACAACCGCAGCGCTGGCAAGGGGCGCGACGGCTTCTGGAGCGACGATTTCGACGCGATCGAGGTCTTCAACGACTCCGATTTCGAGAAGAACCGGGACGAGGCGGTCGCGGACTGGTTCTCGATGCTGAATGCGGGGATGAAGATGTGGGCGGTGGGCAGCTCCGACAGCCACCACCTCCGCGGCTCGCCCGTCGGTTATCCGCGCACCTGCCTTTACACCGGGCACGACGACCCCGAGAAGCTCGACAAGACCGTCGTGCGCGACGCGGTGGCGTCTGGCGCCACGACCATCAGCGGCGGGCTCTTCATGACCGTCACGGGTCCGAACGGCGAGATGCCCGGCGAGACCGTGAAGGCGGCGGCGGATGGGACGGTGACGTTCACGATCACCGTGCAGGCGCCGAGCTTCATGGGGGCCGACGCGCTCGAGACGATCGTCAATGGGCAGAGCCTGGGCATGGAGCCGCTCATGCCCCTCGGCGGCGGGCCCGGGAAGAAATTCGTCAATCAGGTGAAGGTGCCCCTCGACGGGGCCAATCCGCGCAACTGGGTGGTTTTCCACGCGCGGGGCGAGTCCGACCTCGCGCCCCTGCATCCGGGGCGCAAGCCGTTCGCCGTGTCGAACCCGTTCTTCCTCGAGAAGGGCTGA